In a genomic window of Lepisosteus oculatus isolate fLepOcu1 chromosome 5, fLepOcu1.hap2, whole genome shotgun sequence:
- the LOC102692873 gene encoding collagenase 3, translating to MKASGLLLFLAVSPLFAAPLSRKEAEQKEDNWIFAEKYLRRFYGLSPPGLRGQPGSPDSVQLKIQEMQGFLGLEVTGQLDPDTLAVMNMPRCGVPDVGEYNLFPRNLKWRNNNVTFRIVNYTPDLKPSEVDRAIHNALKAWSDVTPLVFKKIHNGTADIMIAFGAKEHGDFNPFDGPNGLLAHAYPPGNGIGGDTHFDEDETWSTDSSGYNLFVVAAHEFGHALGLAHSSDPGALMFPVYSYSRGFPLAEDDMHGIQALYGPNPDHRKVKPKPDAPDKCDPMLTFDAVTELRGETIIFKDRFYWRLHPQMVEPEQTLIKMTWPSIPNKIDAAYENPVKDLVFIFKGIRMWALNGYNLVEGYPKYIHKLGLPKSIRRIDAAVYMEDSGKTLLFTDEDYWSYDESSGTMDPGYPRSIEDDFPGIGEEMDAVSYKYGYLYFYRGAIQFEYNYRARKVLRILRTNSILNC from the exons ATGAAGGCCAGCGGACTCTTGCTTTTTCTGGCAGTTTCACCTCTTTTTGCAGCCCCTTTGTCCAGAAAGGAGGCAGAACAGAAAGAAGACAACTGGATTTTTGCAGAG aagTACCTCCGCAGGTTCTATGGCCTCTCCCCACCTGGTCTGCGGGGGCAGCCGGGGTCCCCCGACTCTGTGCAGCTGAAGATCCAGGAGATGCAGGGTTTCTTGGGGCTGGAGGTGACCGGACAGCTGGACCCCGACACGCTGGCTGTCATGAACATGCCCCGGTGTGGGGTCCCTGACGTGGGGGAGTATAATCTCTTCCCCAGGAATCTCAAATGGAGAAACAACAATGTGACCTTCAG gattgtaaattacacccCAGATCTGAAACCTTCTGAAGTGGACAGGGCGATCCATAATGCTCTCAAAGCATGGAGTGATGTGACCCCTCTGGTTTTCAAGAAGATACACAACGGTACTGCAGACATCATGATAGCCTTTGGAGCAAAAG AACACGGAGACTTTAATCCCTTTGATGGGCCCAACGGCTTGCTGGCCCACGCCTACCCTCCAGGGAATGGGATTGGGGGAGACACGCATTTTGACGAAGACGAAACATGGTCAACCGACTCGAGTG GCTACAACTTGTTCGTCGTTGCAGCCCATGAGTTTGGCCACGCTCTGGGCCTCGCCCACTCCTCGGACCCGGGGGCTCTGATGTTCCCAGTGTACTCTTACTCCCGGGGCTTCCCCCTCGCTGAGGACGACATGCACGGAATACAGGCTCTCTACG GCCCGAACCCCGACCATCGAAAAGTGAAACCCAAGCCTGACGCCCCAGACAAATGTGACCCCATGTTGACCTTTGATGCAGTGACTGAACTCAGAGGGGAAACAATCATCTTTAAGGACAG GTTCTACTGGCGCTTGCACCCCCAGATGGTGGAACCCGAGCAAACGCTCATTAAGATGACCTGGCCATCTATTCCAAACAAGATTGACGCAGCCTATGAAAATCCTGTGAAAGACCTCGTTTTCATATTTAAAG GTATCAGGATGTGGGCTCTCAACGGGTACAACCTGGTGGAAGGCTACCCAAAGTACATTCACAAGCTGGGCCTTCCGAAAAGCATCCGCAGGATCGACGCTGCTGTTTACATGGAGGACAGTGGGAAGACCCTGCTCTTCACAGACGAAGACTACTGGAG CTATGATGAGAGTAGTGGGACCATGGACCCAGGGTATCCCAGGTCAATAGAAGACGATTTCCCGGGGATTGGGGAAGAGATGGATGCTGTCTCCTACAAATACG